One segment of Candidatus Nitrospira nitrosa DNA contains the following:
- a CDS encoding LuxR C-terminal-related transcriptional regulator, producing the protein MEVLWLLGQCKTVSAIGAETTLSVKTVNTYRTRHPSKLDLRTTAELIHYGIEHHQTT; encoded by the coding sequence ATGGAGGTTCTGTGGCTGCTCGGGCAGTGCAAGACAGTCTCGGCTATCGGCGCCGAGACGACGCTCAGTGTCAAAACCGTCAATACCTACCGCACCAGACATCCCAGCAAACTTGATCTCCGCACGACGGCCGAACTCATCCATTACGGGATTGAGCATCATCAGACGACCTAG
- a CDS encoding response regulator: MHILLVDDHPLLRLAVRQVIECHYPSSTIREAATADEALRITRAQPIEVVILDIQLPDHSGLTLLKQLKKVRTKITCVVLTIHSDPQYLRLAFQHGVSAYLTKESAPEELHKAIRTVCSGGRYISKDLNGSIDVKGRPLPAMLPNPQLSSRELEVLSWLAKGRTVSQVATRLKLSVKTVSTYRSRLLQKLQLETTADLIRYAVDRHLAK; the protein is encoded by the coding sequence ATGCATATTCTCCTTGTTGATGATCACCCCTTGCTTCGTCTCGCCGTCAGGCAAGTGATTGAGTGCCACTATCCATCCTCCACCATTCGTGAGGCTGCGACTGCTGATGAGGCCTTGCGAATCACGCGTGCCCAGCCGATCGAGGTGGTGATTCTCGATATCCAGCTTCCGGACCACAGTGGTCTGACGTTGCTGAAACAACTCAAGAAGGTACGCACGAAGATCACCTGCGTGGTCCTGACCATCCACAGCGATCCGCAGTATCTGAGACTCGCGTTCCAACATGGAGTATCGGCATACCTGACAAAAGAGTCTGCTCCCGAAGAACTCCACAAGGCGATTCGAACCGTCTGCTCCGGTGGCCGATACATCTCTAAGGACCTGAATGGATCCATTGACGTAAAGGGGCGGCCCCTTCCTGCCATGCTCCCCAACCCTCAGCTCTCGTCTCGTGAGCTGGAGGTTCTCTCTTGGTTGGCAAAGGGACGAACTGTTTCTCAGGTCGCCACACGGTTGAAGCTCAGCGTCAAAACCGTCAGTACCTATCGATCCCGTTTGCTCCAAAAGTTGCAATTGGAGACGACGGCTGATCTCATCCGGTATGCCGTTGATCGCCATCTTGCGAAGTAA